One Nicotiana tomentosiformis chromosome 1, ASM39032v3, whole genome shotgun sequence genomic window, gcctgtagtgtatcaatcataacttcttgtactcaactccaactgccaaacagtttaaatttctgcaaactagatacaaagggctacaacttttatatttttctcaTCGCCCCAACTCCttgtagattgcgagatataagctctcaAAGTcggccctgtgcagcagaaatttctggcgatgcacactgttgtagccaaaatctgcagtaccagcttcagtcaatcgatcataactttttgtacaaatgtccaaataatgaatggtttatcattctggaaactagcatcaaagagctacaactttaatattttaataatttccatattccttatagattttgagatataagctttcaaaatcagctctgcgcatcagaaatttcgcacattgctgtaaaaaaaccagcagttaaaaatgatccgaaactcacccgaggccctcgggacttcaacccaatagaccaacaagtcctaacatatcatacaaacttagttgaaacctcaaatcatataaaataatgctaaaactatgaatcataccccaattcaagcttaaggagcttaaaaatttccaacttctacattcgatgctgaaacctaccaaatcaattccaattgacctcaaattttgcacacaagtcacaaatgatataacagatctatgaaaagtttcagaacaggattccgactctgatatcataaagtcaactccccggtcaaacttcccaaaaattcaactttggtcatttcaagcaaaatttcactacggacttacaaataatttttcggatacgctcctaagtccaaaatcaccatacggagctattggaatcatcaaaactctattttggggtcgtttacatataattcactatccggtcaattatttcaacttaagtttccaaaataAGAATTGATCtctcaattaaatcctgaatcatccgaaaaccaaacttgaccaccctcgtaagtcataatacacatttcaaagctgctcgagaccttaagccaccgaacggaacgtaaattcttaaaatgacaagtcgggtcgttacaatcaacCATAGAGTTCGAGCTCAAAGAGCAGGTCCGGAAGAAGGACATGTACAGGGATCTCAGTGAACAACAAGATGAGGCTCTCAAGGACCTCCCAATTCTTCGAGTCGAGCTGGAAAAGGCATAGAAGGAGGCCTCGTCCGTGAAACGGGAGCATGTCGATCTGGTCGAGAAGGTAAAGATCTTTGAGGCTAAAAGCAAGAAGCTACTCGTAATGACTAACGACGTGACTTCGCAGGTCCAAGAGAAAATAGACTTGATTGACCAGCTCCGGGTCGAGATGGATGAGGTCAAGACCACGACTGAGGCGATGAAGGGCAGGATGGATCTGTTGGCTTCAGAAAAGGAGGCTACAAAAGAGGAGCTAGCATCAGTCAAGGACCAACTTCGGGTGGCAAAGGATAAGGCCGACAAGTGGTTACGGCTAAATGACGAACTCTGGGCACAACTGGCTTCAGCCGCCTCGGAGGGGATCCCCTTGGCCAGGAATATACTATGCTGAAGTCCAAATTGGAGGCAACCTCGATTGATTCCTCCGAAGTCGAGGAAATATTGGTCCAATATAAGGTTGATATAGAGATAGCCAAGGCCCGCTTAAGAACGAAGACCGAAAATGTAAAGCGGCTGTcccggagggagtattatttaaTGCGAACAATTTACTTATCTATTTATAACAACAATTAAATAAGACAGGAATGTATATTCATTTATTCGAAGTTGGTTGATAGGAGTTTTTGTGAAAATATATAACAtgttgtttaccctaaaattgagtaacaattaaatttgtatgtggTTTAATTCAATATGAATAATTAAGAGTAACAGATAAATGAACTAAATACaaaataaacgatcaaaccaaaTGCAATGTGATGACCAAGCTTGATCTTAGATTGAACAGTGGAACTCGTTCTCGATCGGACTCTCGGTACAAGCTCGGTCGCGAATGATGAAAAGAGCAAATGGGTAATGCCTTGAACAACAACTAGAAGACAAAAgtaaacttttattgctttgaattGCGTGTTACCCTGtgttagaaaaaagaaaaaaaaatttctttatatAATAGGAGAATTTcagtcctagtacaagtctaaaaaaggtcaaaattctatttttttcgtTAATTGTTGATCTATAATTGATACCGAACGAGATTCGCACCGTAAAATCCGGTTGAGGGCGAACATTACGGCCCCTATCCGTCACGCATAACCGTTCACCGCGTCTCCGAAGTCCATAAGTCATGCTTGGTCCGAGATACGTCTCCTTGCCGTGTCCGATCTCAAATACATCGTTCGTTCTTCCTGGGTCTCGATACGAGGAGTTCCTGGCCTCGATTATAAATTATAATCATGTCAGCCGTGCTTCCCCTTCCTTCTCTCATCAGGAAATCGGGGACAATTCTACCCCCGATTTTACTCGTACACATATATTTATTGATTTGGTATAAATATCGAGCTTTATGAATAACATATCGTTTACCATTCTTTTTGGAATACTATATCGGACTTGTTATGAATAGTTACTTGTTGTGTACGGCAATAAAAAAATTTCCTTCTTCAATAAAAAACGTGGCTGGCATTAATTATTATGAGCTGCAATTTTGATCTATATCTTGATGTCTAATACGTTcgaaacatatatacatacatataatcTTTTTCTATGAGGTATATATTATTTCCCTCTCACCAAACTTCCACATCTTCCAGATCAATGTTTGAGGCTATAAGCCTATATCTCAAAGCTTGTTTTCATCAAGTAGTTGGTATCTGATTTTGACCATTATAGACAAGTCCAAACAAATAATCTGCTATGAGAACATGGCTGGGGATGCCAAGTTGATAATATCCACTAGTACAAAATCCTCAAAAAAGCTTGTCAACATCATCAAGTTATTTTGACATATTCTCATTCTCAAATAATCTCTCaatatatatgtgtataattttcttggaaaatattgTCATGttattgttttttttcttttttcccctcTTTTGGCTGATGCAAATGTGAACTTCGCTTCTTAATATCTGCCAGGCTTTCATTTGCTGAAATAGTCTTCTTGGTATCAATAATAGTTTTTTTCTCTTGGTAGTTGAAAGCCAGATCATCCTTTTAATTTTTAAGAGAATACATACCAAAATTGTCAAGTTTCGTCTTGATACTTTAAAAGTAAACCCTTAAAGAAGGGGGAAAAAAAAACATAACTATGTCATTCTATTCCTACTTTCTATCCACCCCATTGAAAATGAAAAGGGAAATGGTTTAAAATATTAAGTTATAAGTACTAATAAGGTATAGATTTTTTATATCATTAAATTAAGTTGATCTATAGATAATTCTTCGTCGTTGCACTGTGTTCGAAAATAGCGTAACAATCTGCTAATTCTATGATCAGTGCATATTGTATGACAGGTTAACATTGTCATATATTAACTTTTAAAAAGTGAAATAAGACGGGAGGAAGAATTTCCCCTCTAGATTGActgaaatttaattatttaaacaatTATACATAAACCATTTGGAGAATGGTGAGGATAAACCCTAACATGTGAAAATACGTAAGTTTTCCAAGAACATGGAGGGGCCACACAAAGACAGAATCCAAGGTACATGAACacaaaaattaataaaactaCCAAATTTCCAAGTAATAATAATTCCCAAATTCACTTAACCCACTAAGTAGATTATTTAGCTGATCAAATCCCGGCAAAAATCGTGGAAAAATCTTCACAAAAAACTCTTGTTCGGATCTCAAGAAAATAAGAAAGGCAAGGCAATGAAATCCAACACTTTCCAAGAGAACAGACAAACAGCAAAAAGAtgtaagttatatatatatatatttatagctTGAAGATTATTTTACATATCAAAAATATAGTTCAACGTATTATAGTAAGTAACTATTTTACCTTGTCATAAAGATTTACCTATAATCAGAGGTGGAGTAAGGATTTAAACTTTACTGATTTGACTTTTAAAATTCTAAGCAATAAAATTGTTATAATTTTAGAAATTATGAGTTTAAAATCAAATATtgttatttttcacacatataACTATGTTCAATGTAAAAAATATTAGTTTTAGTTGAATCATATTTCAAAAGTTATATCCACCACTGCCTAATTTCTTCAGGTAATCTAATTGTATAATAGTCTGTCTTTTACTATGTTAAACTTATAATATACtatcaaaatgaccaaaaagTTCTTTAAAAGGAGCTTTTGTTTGGGATAGAAGTCGTTCCAGCAAAGGCTAAAGGGGGGCCCAATGCGCTGCTACTTTCACATGCTCATGAGCTgtcttttgtatttttttaaaaaatttataagttttctTCCCATTTAAAAAACATATATAttctattttttatatttttctttgaccagttgattttttttattttcatataaTTTATTCTGTTTCTTTCTTTAAGTCACGAGTGAATGTTATTGGGATTCAAACTCAGGATTTATACTGCTTtttattttttaccttttttttaatTAGTTCTGTTTTTTTCTATTCAATGTCAGACTTCATGCTTGCCCTTCATAATATCTTTTCACAACAATAAGTTGTTAACGAACGTTATCCactttttaattatatttctagagtgagataAAAATCTTTGTCGTACTTTAAAAGATTACATATACtacatttattttttcttaaatcaCATTTTTGCATTCAAAAAATGTCTAAGAATTTTTGTGCAAATAAGATTTAATTTATTTGTTAGACATGTATACTAGACATCCAAATTGGGAACAAAAGAATGCTGCACAAAAAAAGATAGcaataatttaaaacataattttGGTGCCTTTTAAGGATAATGAGCAAAGAACCTAAACAGATaagaaatatcaataacaataattataatttagaaCACATAAAACTCCTAATATCTACTTTCATTAGCAAATATTTAGTGGTATGGTAGATATGATTTTTTTACTCTTAACTAGAAATCTCGAATTTGAGCTCTTGAAATAGAAAATAGTCCTAGTAGGGAACGTCTACTAGTTTAATAAGCCTTACGCAATGTGATTTTGGATTAATCGAGTcgcaaaataaataataaacgtCGGGCAGAAAACAAATAAATttgcaaaagagaaaaaaaagggtGAGAACAAAAATCTTTTGAACCTTTTTCACTATAAGTTTTAGTTAAACTTTTAGGGGTAATAGTTCATATTTCTCAAAATTCCAGCTATCCTACTATTCCATTATCCTCTACCATGTATGTCTCGTACTATCGAGGCCTACAATACTTCTTTGTTTGCCCAAAAAAAGTCCTTTGGTTCCTCTCTTATCACAAATAGTAGATTCAACCATCCATCACTATCCTAAATATACCAGCTTTGATATTTTTTACCTTTAGCATGATTGATTACCCAATTAACTTCTTGACTCTATCCATAGGTAATCTGTTGATGCCTTGCCAGTTTAGCAGTTTGGTTCATAATCCTGCAGAGAACTTGCAGCTGAAGAACAGATGTGGGATGTAGTAATAAACTTAGAGTGTCCTCTATGCAAACACCGAACATCTGTTCTTCAGCTGCAAGTTCTCTGCAGGATTATGGACCAAAATGCTAAACTTGCAAGGCATCAACAGATTACCTATGGATAGAGTCAAGAAGTTAATTGGACAATCAATCATGCTAAAGGTAAAAAATGCCAAAGCTGGTATATTTAGGATGGTGATGACTCGTTGAATCTACTATTTGTGGTAAGAGAGGAACCAAAGGACTTTTTTGGGCAAACAAAGAAGTGTTGTAGGCTTCGATAGTACGGGATATACATGGTAGAGGATAATGGAATAGTAGGATAGCTGAAATTTTGAGAAATATGAATTATTACCCctagaatttaaaaaataatacttttttatgaaaaacacttctcaaaataagttgattttaaaagtttggccaaatatgCTATTAACCTTTTACGTATTTTTCTTCAAATAAGATATATGGTTTGCCTATTTTTATCGAATGCTAGAAAAAGACGgaatctcttttttattttttaaattttaataatgatATACGTCGTATAGTATCTTCATCATATAAATTTTCATTTTCCACCCAATATTGAGCTTATCTTTAGAATATTAAAAATGAATACTAGTTGGTTAAGGAAATGAAGTCACTTTCACCACCAACTTAGCTGTACTTGAAAATGATTTTCTCATTTACAACTACAGGATTGGATACAGCTGTATCCAAATTTCTAGTCATTTTCCAACCCTTCTTCTCCACTTCCTACAGGGCAAACAAAGAAATTACTAGAAAACAATGCACAAATAGGTCCCACCAATCTCAATTgtttcttttgaaaaaaaaacaaaGGATTTTGACTTATATCTACCATAATTACTACGTATAAATGTTACTCAGTATTTGTTTCACTTATATCTATAGTTATACGTAATTAAATTCGAAATAATCTGATAAAAGTTATTACACTATCaatgtatataaattaaattaaaatatttataatctCTCTATAATGAATAAGTCCTTACATCACGACTCATGAGAGTTACTTTTTTTTATAAACAACATAATGACTAACCAACTATAAGTCGAATTACAATATAAGTTTGAATTTCAATAGCAATGGATCGCCTCTGTTTAATTAAATTTTTCCTACTCAAATGTTAACTAGGTAAAACAAAAAGAAATTGATCTTTTAGCTTAATTTTTTACTTTATAGTACTATTTGTTGCATGTGCTAAGACCCTTCCGCCTGTTTCGTTCTAAATAAATAAAACCCCATGTCTCCTtacttttctctctctttcttgttagatataaaatacacataataGTGTTTCCACATATGCATATATAAAAAATACAGTAGGATATATATGTTTAAAAGTTGGCTCTTCTCGTGATCTGTGCACAGTCTACATGATACtaattcttgggttttggtgggTTTACTTCAATCATTGCTATATATCCACCTATCTTTGAATCATTCACTTTATAATTGGGATCTACTAAATTAAgaagagagagagatagagagacagAGACTCATTTTGGAGTTTTGGGTATTGATTttgaaagtgaaatttttttgaATGACAAATTTATGAGGATTTTGCCAGGCTTTTGGAAGGATTTGAGTGGTAGCAGCTCAAAAAGTGGCTTTGGTTTTGCTATAAAAGAAGATAAAGCTTCATAGTAATATAAAGGTGGGTTCTTCTGGTTTGTTTTCTTCTCTTATTACAGTATTAATCTATAATCCGGTGTTTAGTTTTCATGTATTATGTGGTTTTGACTTTGGTTATGTCTTAACTTTGAGTAATTGTTAAGTTGGTTTACCTTTGTGTTCACTGTACAATTCTTGTTTGAACATGTTAAGCACAATTAATGGGTAAAAATTGTATCTTTAAAGGGTTTTTGTAATACTATTAGTTAGCTGGTTTTTCAGCAAAATGCTAGCTCAAGTGAATTTGCTATTGTTATTGGCAAACTTTTTATTGCTATATAGAATTGACTATGGTTTTTCTGAATTGTAACCTAGATATGATTGCTTGTGTAAAAGTTGAAAAGGAGTTTTAAGGCAAAGGTGGACTACAGTACATGCTCTGGAACAGCTTTAATAAACTTTTTCTAATGAAGAAAAGGCTTTTTATGAGCCTTGTTCAGCTATTTTACCTGGAAATGTCTTTCAATTTATTCTTAATCTTGATTGAAGCACATAAAACAGCATGATTCACTTATGCAAAACGGTTTCACCCTCATGGAAGAAGAAGACAGCTCAAAGATGGAACTGAATAATACAATTCACACGGATTATAATAGTCTGGCACTTTTACATATTATAGTGAAAAAGCTTCAAGAAGTGGTGCAATTTTGAGAGGGATGTAACATTTTTACAAACACTTACTATGTTGACATATATATTCGCATCGACATTTCATGGAGATGTTGATGTCCTATATCTCTAGTTCTAAAAGGATCACACTGTCTGTTTCTTCTAACATTGCACAAGTATGATAAGTAGTATCTGCTGAAAAATTGTGGACTTGATCCCTTAGGAAATGTTTGTATTACAGTATCGCTTGTGTAATAGATATATGTGCTTGATGATTACCAAACATTAAGTGTTAATACGGTACTTCCCAAACCACAGGGGATTGATATTGCTCATTTTGCATTCAACTTCTATTTACTATTTTGAAAAGTTCACCTAATAATGCTGGATCTGAAATAGCCGATTGTGGGGTTTGTCGAAACTTTCCTTTTAAAATTTGCAGCATATGCCAAGTAAATCTGTGACCTCATTAGTCGGCTGGTTGTAAAATGTTTCACAGTGTTATTCATTGAGATATCATAAAGAAATGCAACTGCTCATTCTTTTCTATTCTTCCTTGTAGTTATGAGGGTGAGTTTTAGTTTGTTTTTTCAATTTGGATGTGTATGGTTTGAACTCTGGATTAACTCAAGTTTGTGGAAAGCGTGGCCCTTCTCTTTTCTTTGTGAAAATTTCTTCATCCTATTTGATTGTAATTAAAATCTTGCGGTGCCTGGTCATATCAAAGGGTTCTATGCATTATTTCATCTTATTAGCCTTCTTAAGAAAAGGTTGAACTGGAAGCTCTTTTATTTATTTGAGTGAATAATAGGGAAACCTATTTTCTGCAATAGAATGTGAAATTTGTGATTTTCCTGTTTGGCTTTGTTAACTACTTTAAATGTCCTCGCCTGACTATCATTTGTGAACTGACAGGATTAATTAATAGACAGTGAGATCAAAGCATACTACAACATATGGCGGTGTTTTGACCAGAATGGATCCTCAGGCTTTCATTAGGCTGTCAATAGGGTCGCTGGGGTTGAGACTGTCTGGAACAACTACTTTGAACAGTACAAAATCAGGGATAAGTGCAATCTCTTCTCCCTGTGTGTGCGAGATCCGTCTTCGAGGTTTCCCTGTGCAGACATCATCTGTCCCCTATATTTCCTCACCTGAAGCTACCCCGGATATTCACAACGTTGCATCCAGCTTTTATCTTGAAGAATCTGATTTGAAAGCTTTACTGACACCTGGCTGTTTTTATGCGCCACATGCATGTCTAGAGATAGTTGTATTCACAGGACGCAAAGGTGGCCACTGTGGTGTTGGTATTAAGAGGCAGCAAGTTGGGACATTTAAGTTGGAAGTAGGTCCCGAGTGGGGTGAAGGAAAACCAGCCATTCTGTTTAATGGCTGGATAGGAATTGGCAAGAACAAGCTGGAGACTGGAAAACCTGGAGCAGAGCTTCATTTGAGAGTGAAGCTGGACCCTGATCCAAGATATGTTTTCCAGTTTGAAGATAAGACGAAACTAAGTCCTCAAATAGTCCAGCTTCAGGGAACCATCAAGCAACCTATTTTCAGTTGCGAGTTTAGTCAGGACAGGTAAAACATTGTTATGCTCTTTTACCCTTTCCTAGGGATGAGTAGCATATAAGTAGAATTGAAGGTCTACTGTTATGGTCTACTTTTTCCGGGACTCTTAACTTTTAAGTTGCTTCAGTTCTAATTCTAATAGTTGTGTGTTATGCTGAACTTTACAGGGTATCTCCGGTAGATCCATTAAATAATTTTTGGTCAAGTTCATTTGACGGTTCTGAACTAGAGGTAGAAAAAAGAGAGAGGAAGGGATGGAAGGTGAAGATACACGATCTCTCTGGGTCGGCTGTTGCAGCAGCCTTCATAACAACTCCGTTTGTGCCATCAACAGGTTGTGATTGGGTGGCCAAATCCAACCCAGGAGCTTGGTTGATTGTTCGTCCTGATATTTGCAGGCCCGAAAGTTGGCAGCCATGGGGAAAGCTTGAAGCATGGCGTGAACGTGGGATCAGAGATTCCATTTACTGTCGCTTCCATCTTCTATCGGAGGGGCAGGAATGTGGTGGTGATCTTCTCATGTCTGAGATCTTGATCAGTGCAGAGAAGGGTGGTGAGTTCTACATTGACACGGACAGACAGGTACAAGCAGCAGTGAGTCCACTGCCCAGTCCAAGAAGCAGCGGAGACTTTGCAGCACTAAGTCCTGTTGCAGGCGGTTTTGTCATGAGCTGTCGAGTGCAAGGGGAAGGGAAATGCAGCAAACCCCTAGTGCAACTTGCCATGCGACACATCACCTGTGTGGAAGATGCAGCCATTTTCATGGCGCTTGCTGCTGCAGTTGATCTAAGCATCGAGGCATGCAGGCCTTTTCGCAGAAAGCTACGGAGAAGTACTCGCCATTCCTGGTGATGTATGTATACACATAATGGGAGATATACTGATATCCAAGCCCATTCCTGTATTTCTCCTGATTGTTGTAACAACTTGATTTTTGCTGTGTAGTAACCAACTTAATCTATATTTACACTGGTTCAAGTGACCCCACGCCATCCAATGGCTGACACCCTCAGAACCCATTCTGTCTCGCCATCTGAATCAATTCTGAAAGAACAGCATCACAATTTTGGGGTTTTTTGACAAAAAAATTACTTTGCTTACATTGTTGATCAGATTGGGAAACTGACTTGCTCTTTTAGATGAGTCGATTCACATACTTCAACAAAGTATTAGGAAAGATGAAGTTCTAGATTCAAGTTTCACTGTTACACGTTAACAAATACTAATAGATTCACATAATTACAAAAACTAAATCTAAAAGGATTTTGTCGAAGGCAAAAGATGTGGGAAATTTTCCAAAGAATAAGAACTGTGGGTTAAAAGAGGATTATCACTATTCTAATAACATTTTACTATTTATTTATTATCATTATCCATGGTAAaataatgatgaaaaataataaaatctcgTTCCATTATTAGCCCGTACCATAGTGTTATATCTCTCCTAGGGATATTCGAAAATCGATTAAACCGATCGAGCCGTACCGCGCCGAACCGATTTATATGTTTCTTTAATTTAAAGAAACCGTAGgttttttataaatatataacCACACCGATATTTAGgataagttttttattttataaaaataaatcgaaaaattTCAAGCCGTACCGAATAGATTTTACATGTggaaaatatatttataaagtaagtttgtaaaaattgcatggggcgtcctatttggtcgcccccatttaacctatacccataTTTGTAAAATTATTTAACCTATACCCTAATTTTGACAACTTCAGATCCTGCGACCTATGCGCtcctttcttcctcctcttcttttcctcttcttcttcttcttttctctctcaaaca contains:
- the LOC104111412 gene encoding uncharacterized protein, with product MDPQAFIRLSIGSLGLRLSGTTTLNSTKSGISAISSPCVCEIRLRGFPVQTSSVPYISSPEATPDIHNVASSFYLEESDLKALLTPGCFYAPHACLEIVVFTGRKGGHCGVGIKRQQVGTFKLEVGPEWGEGKPAILFNGWIGIGKNKLETGKPGAELHLRVKLDPDPRYVFQFEDKTKLSPQIVQLQGTIKQPIFSCEFSQDRVSPVDPLNNFWSSSFDGSELEVEKRERKGWKVKIHDLSGSAVAAAFITTPFVPSTGCDWVAKSNPGAWLIVRPDICRPESWQPWGKLEAWRERGIRDSIYCRFHLLSEGQECGGDLLMSEILISAEKGGEFYIDTDRQVQAAVSPLPSPRSSGDFAALSPVAGGFVMSCRVQGEGKCSKPLVQLAMRHITCVEDAAIFMALAAAVDLSIEACRPFRRKLRRSTRHSW